A region from the Sandaracinus amylolyticus genome encodes:
- a CDS encoding NAD(P)-dependent oxidoreductase, with translation MNIVVIGASGRTGRHVVEQAIRRGHAVTAFGRRADVLAGSPGVRVVVGDGRDPRALRTALEGQDAVISIVAGEGLGPTRSASDVTRALVSAMRSASVSRLVTTSSRSVVATRPWLAVALAWLFFRHVYCDLVRQETLVEESGLDWTIVRATRLGDGAPRGRVHTDFEADATGGAWTLDRADYAMALLDAVADPRLVGRALGVSGPDRRSS, from the coding sequence ATGAACATCGTCGTGATCGGCGCGAGCGGTCGCACCGGTCGTCACGTCGTGGAGCAGGCGATCCGCCGCGGGCACGCGGTGACCGCGTTCGGCCGGCGTGCCGACGTGCTCGCGGGCTCTCCCGGCGTGCGCGTCGTCGTGGGCGACGGGCGCGATCCGCGCGCGCTTCGCACCGCGCTCGAGGGCCAGGACGCGGTGATCTCGATCGTGGCGGGCGAGGGTCTCGGTCCGACCCGCAGCGCGAGCGACGTGACCCGCGCGCTCGTCTCCGCGATGCGGAGCGCCAGCGTGTCGCGCCTCGTGACGACCAGCAGCCGCTCGGTGGTCGCGACGCGGCCGTGGCTCGCGGTCGCGCTCGCGTGGCTGTTCTTCCGCCACGTCTACTGCGATCTCGTGCGCCAGGAGACGCTCGTCGAAGAGAGCGGCCTCGACTGGACGATCGTGCGCGCGACGCGCCTCGGAGACGGCGCACCGCGCGGCCGCGTGCACACCGACTTCGAAGCCGACGCGACCGGCGGCGCGTGGACGCTCGATCGCGCCGACTACGCGATGGCCCTGCTCGACGCGGTCGCGGACCCGAGGCTCGTCGGGCGCGCGCTCGGTGTCTCGGGCCCGGATCGGAGGTCGTCGTGA
- a CDS encoding MarR family winged helix-turn-helix transcriptional regulator, which translates to MLAGRESSTAGVLLHTAIAESVGLSATDEKTIEILARLGPLSAGEIAQHTGLASASVTSLIDRLEERGLVRRVRDAVDRRRVMVEVAPEKSAELGAMFEPIRREMETLLAKYDDAQLAAIADYLSRAAAWSREHAAALRARRGR; encoded by the coding sequence ATGCTCGCGGGACGCGAGAGCAGCACGGCCGGCGTGCTGCTCCACACCGCGATCGCCGAGAGCGTCGGGCTCAGCGCGACGGACGAGAAGACGATCGAGATCCTCGCGCGCCTCGGTCCGCTGAGCGCGGGGGAGATCGCGCAGCACACCGGGCTCGCGAGCGCGTCCGTCACGAGCTTGATCGATCGTCTCGAGGAGCGCGGGCTCGTGCGGCGGGTGCGCGACGCCGTCGATCGACGGCGCGTGATGGTCGAGGTCGCGCCCGAGAAGAGCGCAGAGCTCGGCGCGATGTTCGAGCCGATCCGTCGCGAGATGGAGACGCTGCTCGCGAAGTACGACGACGCACAGCTCGCGGCGATCGCCGACTACCTGTCGCGCGCGGCGGCGTGGTCGCGCGAGCACGCCGCGGCGCTGCGCGCGCGGAGAGGACGTTGA
- a CDS encoding ArsR/SmtB family transcription factor has product MSRAERSTARELRAAAPVFAALGDETRLRIVARLGTGGPASIARLTEGSGVTRQAISKHLLVLETAGLVRSARQGRESVYELHPRELETARRALDRISAAWDDALDRLAAHVERD; this is encoded by the coding sequence ATGTCGAGGGCTGAGCGCTCGACCGCGCGCGAGCTGCGCGCTGCTGCGCCGGTGTTCGCGGCGCTCGGCGACGAGACGCGCCTGCGCATCGTCGCGCGTCTCGGCACCGGCGGGCCGGCGTCGATCGCGCGCCTCACCGAGGGCTCGGGCGTCACGCGCCAGGCGATCTCGAAGCACCTGCTCGTGCTCGAGACCGCGGGCCTCGTGCGCAGCGCGCGCCAAGGACGCGAGAGCGTCTACGAGCTGCACCCGCGCGAGCTCGAGACCGCGCGACGCGCGCTCGATCGCATCTCGGCGGCGTGGGACGACGCCCTCGATCGCCTGGCGGCGCACGTCGAGCGCGACTGA
- a CDS encoding SRPBCC family protein: protein MTSSTDRIEKKRLLRAPRDRVWRALTDPAELGQWFGMRLDATTFEPGAHVRGRLTIPEYSHLVIEMWITKIEPQRLFALRWHPYAVDPAVDYSKEEPTLVEFVLEDAPGGTLLVATESGFDRIPLARRAEAYRMNTGGWEAQLENIARHVEG from the coding sequence ATGACGTCGAGCACCGATCGCATCGAGAAGAAGCGCCTGCTCCGCGCCCCGCGTGATCGCGTGTGGCGCGCGCTCACGGATCCCGCCGAGCTCGGCCAGTGGTTCGGCATGCGGCTCGACGCGACGACGTTCGAGCCCGGCGCGCACGTCCGCGGCCGTCTCACGATCCCCGAGTACTCGCACCTCGTCATCGAGATGTGGATCACGAAGATCGAGCCGCAGCGCCTCTTCGCGCTCCGATGGCACCCGTATGCGGTCGATCCCGCGGTCGACTACTCGAAGGAAGAGCCGACGCTCGTCGAATTCGTCCTCGAGGACGCGCCCGGCGGCACGCTGTTGGTCGCGACCGAGTCCGGCTTCGACCGCATCCCGCTGGCGCGCCGCGCCGAGGCGTACCGCATGAACACCGGCGGCTGGGAGGCTCAGCTGGAGAACATCGCGCGCCATGTCGAGGGCTGA
- a CDS encoding EF-hand domain-containing protein, whose product MLDPGHVLREIARDRIRRNAFLRLRQHHRAMPRAAFLAVLAILLALRVHSIVCMLLAWQGGLAYPTTWATGAQVVTEHVTPFHHHPNPFGWRWGFQLFVGLHDVTGILLFATCLVPLLATPGSALHVRAGRVFVVVWLLHLIDGLINSGHILIARGFEPTRYYDVTNQGFSLYLYLQFAFISSLVIDFLAHGLAALRYKNRPPPRSMRAVMLFLPLSSVVLGIGLTIWAVMRLARGGPAETPNTYPFAIVYLVQIPAYVYLVARNVSYWLRATPRAWLQGWVTEHQRNMMFCVQVTLYTGLANVCSRFAPALAPFVFAAIDVGFLLWLVTKERSLRAQIVRSRLGLAVVASLRTLRLSRPPQPRRADVSAPDARWIASLFALDRAGALGRDELRALLARQGIELRDHELDRLMSALDRDGNGRIEPRELAAFLTTWFAPEPDDEHALALAFRALDDDGDGHVTRAELQRALQDGADALRKVELDALMDAADLDGSGAIDWDEFCASMRPTKH is encoded by the coding sequence GTGCTCGACCCCGGCCACGTGCTCCGCGAGATCGCGCGCGACCGCATCCGTCGCAACGCGTTCCTGCGCCTCCGCCAGCACCACCGCGCGATGCCGCGCGCCGCGTTCCTCGCGGTGCTCGCGATCCTCCTCGCGCTGCGCGTGCACAGCATCGTCTGCATGCTCCTCGCGTGGCAGGGCGGGCTCGCGTATCCCACCACCTGGGCCACGGGCGCGCAGGTCGTCACCGAGCACGTCACGCCGTTCCACCACCACCCGAACCCGTTCGGATGGCGCTGGGGATTCCAGCTCTTCGTCGGCCTGCACGACGTCACCGGCATCCTGCTCTTCGCGACGTGCCTCGTGCCGCTCCTCGCGACCCCGGGCAGCGCGCTGCACGTGCGCGCGGGCCGCGTCTTCGTCGTCGTGTGGCTGCTCCACCTGATCGACGGCCTGATCAACAGCGGGCACATCCTCATCGCGCGCGGCTTCGAGCCGACTCGCTACTACGACGTCACGAACCAGGGCTTCTCGCTCTATCTCTATCTGCAGTTCGCGTTCATCTCGTCGCTCGTCATCGACTTCCTCGCGCACGGGCTCGCGGCGCTCCGCTACAAGAACCGCCCGCCGCCACGCTCGATGCGCGCGGTGATGCTCTTCCTCCCGCTCTCGAGCGTCGTGCTCGGCATCGGGCTCACGATCTGGGCGGTGATGCGCCTCGCGCGCGGCGGCCCCGCGGAGACGCCGAACACGTACCCGTTCGCGATCGTCTACCTCGTCCAGATCCCCGCGTACGTCTATCTCGTCGCGCGCAACGTCTCGTACTGGCTGCGCGCGACGCCGCGCGCGTGGCTGCAGGGATGGGTCACCGAGCACCAGCGCAACATGATGTTCTGCGTGCAGGTGACGCTCTACACCGGGCTCGCGAACGTGTGCTCGCGGTTCGCGCCCGCGCTCGCGCCCTTCGTGTTCGCCGCGATCGACGTCGGCTTCCTGCTCTGGCTCGTCACCAAGGAGCGCTCGCTGCGCGCGCAGATCGTGCGCTCGAGGCTCGGGCTCGCGGTCGTCGCGTCGCTGCGCACGCTGCGCCTCTCGCGCCCGCCGCAGCCGCGTCGCGCCGACGTGAGCGCGCCCGACGCGCGCTGGATCGCGAGCCTCTTCGCGCTCGATCGTGCGGGCGCGCTCGGCCGCGACGAGCTGCGCGCGCTGCTCGCGCGCCAAGGGATCGAGCTGCGCGATCACGAGCTCGATCGCCTGATGAGCGCGCTCGATCGCGACGGCAACGGCCGCATCGAGCCGCGCGAGCTCGCCGCGTTCCTCACGACGTGGTTCGCGCCCGAGCCCGACGACGAGCACGCGCTCGCGCTCGCGTTCCGCGCGCTCGACGACGACGGCGACGGTCACGTCACGCGCGCCGAGCTCCAGCGCGCGCTGCAGGACGGCGCGGACGCGCTGCGCAAGGTCGAGCTCGACGCGCTGATGGACGCCGCCGATCTCGACGGCAGCGGCGCGATCGACTGGGACGAGTTCTGCGCGTCGATGCGACCCACGAAGCACTGA
- a CDS encoding tetratricopeptide repeat protein: protein MRLLPRLALALVLVPMLALPSRGRAQDAAAPSDAAPEEPPPSPELAEAMERYEGAERLFEQGDYRGALAEFQRIYELLEGHPNQFFVLYNLGRAYEELHRYDLAIDMYRRYLDEGGDGAEDRAEVEASLRALERLLGTVAITIAEGGPDTAEVWLGEWQVGVAPGEVHIPGGQHTIEVRAQGYEVLRREIQVASRQRIELELELARLSDFRGVTPALFVTSTALAVASLGIAIGLGVNAMTLSQDAEACRDTAGCGLDPSARRAEIRDFALAADVMYGVAGLFAVTSIVLIFVTDWGAMPEPELMEAQPTALRVLPAIGPQHAGLVLDGRF from the coding sequence GTGCGACTCCTGCCCCGGCTCGCTCTCGCGCTCGTCCTCGTCCCGATGCTCGCGCTTCCATCGCGAGGCCGCGCCCAGGACGCAGCCGCTCCGAGCGACGCCGCGCCCGAGGAGCCGCCGCCCTCGCCCGAGCTCGCCGAAGCGATGGAGCGGTACGAAGGCGCGGAGCGCCTCTTCGAGCAGGGCGACTACCGCGGCGCGCTCGCCGAGTTCCAGCGCATCTACGAGCTGCTCGAAGGACATCCGAACCAGTTCTTCGTCCTCTACAACCTCGGTCGCGCGTACGAAGAGCTGCACCGCTACGATCTCGCGATCGACATGTACCGCCGCTACCTCGACGAGGGCGGCGACGGCGCCGAGGATCGCGCCGAGGTCGAAGCGAGCCTGCGCGCGCTCGAGCGCTTGCTCGGCACCGTCGCGATCACGATCGCGGAGGGCGGCCCCGATACCGCCGAGGTGTGGCTCGGCGAGTGGCAGGTCGGCGTCGCGCCCGGCGAGGTCCACATCCCCGGCGGCCAGCACACGATCGAGGTGCGCGCGCAGGGCTACGAAGTGCTGCGCCGCGAGATCCAGGTCGCGTCGCGACAGCGCATCGAGCTCGAGCTGGAGCTCGCGCGCCTCTCCGACTTCCGCGGCGTCACGCCCGCGCTCTTCGTCACGAGCACCGCGCTCGCGGTCGCGTCGCTGGGCATCGCGATCGGGCTCGGCGTGAACGCGATGACGCTCAGCCAGGACGCCGAAGCGTGCCGCGACACCGCGGGATGCGGCCTCGATCCCAGCGCGCGCCGCGCCGAGATCCGCGACTTCGCGCTCGCCGCCGACGTGATGTACGGCGTCGCGGGCCTCTTCGCGGTCACCTCGATCGTGCTGATCTTCGTGACCGACTGGGGCGCGATGCCCGAGCCCGAGCTGATGGAGGCGCAGCCCACCGCGCTCCGCGTGCTGCCCGCGATCGGTCCGCAGCACGCGGGCCTCGTGCTCGACGGGCGCTTCTGA
- a CDS encoding putative metal-binding motif-containing protein — protein sequence MRRTVPLVLALCVVVPGCSLTGLDRFDWPDCDECEVLNERDRIGDDDCERWQCDLQTDECRFGPLDQDGDQHGPLRCGGDDCDDTAASAYAGASEICNGIDDDCNGWIDDASIDAAAPVAVLDAPSAPRWVSSASVEGGLIAAYQTSGGAGVEVIDDASPITAGEPLVLATTAPPYETSNADVVDGCANDVQSAQPLQRCGEGDACPTGQECVTSRAGDRLCDEPLTGGTEPGECTHDAECDDGVFCNGHESCEPMSPASDSFGCRAPERDTPCTTGETCIESGRLCTRVSPAASACGIADAAIASTGDGEWIAAAITDSGCATGALRLGYFVESPGRAPESRYPVRRVVQRGDAAATRSTSWLGIDVSAAERCPGPATGRAEGAPLGASGPSIAALPADRDAGRLRAQGLVVYLAGPLCRGLGTCSSDPSRRPAGADGSLDVELVGVWLEEGSAGGAQVGWVNASGSGEPVRLGVSSGAGATRASVSAWTSGARAGYVMTYPLASGGVALHVVPAMSDPAPVCPSPEDQTCTDDGDCSGGARCRRMRADDPMGRCQLRPCVSEFDPRATQLDDRARVTPELVVPEAITGFAGATVAGDVAVAIGRTREDGTVELALAWEETNGVAVALATLDPASGAITEGGVQRFASAAPDQIAITHVSAGLVRENAEIEGEEVDASSLGGFVATWRSGASGEGDTRAVRIADLDGSAVAPGAIVVATESAQPRAFVGSGARASVLAHQGASFVVVPAVCGQRAR from the coding sequence ATGCGCCGAACCGTCCCGCTCGTCCTCGCGCTCTGCGTCGTCGTTCCAGGCTGCTCGCTCACCGGGCTCGATCGCTTCGACTGGCCGGACTGCGACGAGTGCGAGGTGCTGAACGAGCGTGATCGCATCGGCGACGACGACTGCGAGCGCTGGCAGTGCGATCTGCAGACCGACGAGTGCCGCTTCGGACCGCTCGATCAGGACGGCGATCAGCACGGGCCGCTGCGCTGTGGGGGCGACGACTGCGACGACACCGCCGCGAGCGCGTACGCGGGCGCGAGCGAGATCTGCAACGGCATCGACGACGACTGCAACGGATGGATCGACGACGCGAGCATCGACGCGGCAGCGCCGGTCGCGGTGCTCGATGCGCCGTCGGCGCCGCGTTGGGTCTCGAGCGCGAGCGTCGAGGGCGGTCTGATCGCGGCGTACCAGACGTCGGGGGGCGCGGGCGTCGAGGTGATCGACGATGCGTCGCCGATCACCGCGGGCGAGCCGCTCGTGCTCGCGACGACCGCGCCGCCGTACGAGACGTCGAACGCGGACGTGGTCGACGGGTGCGCGAACGACGTGCAGAGCGCGCAGCCGCTGCAGCGGTGCGGTGAGGGCGATGCGTGTCCCACGGGACAGGAGTGCGTGACGTCGCGGGCGGGAGATCGACTCTGCGACGAGCCGCTCACGGGCGGGACCGAGCCGGGCGAGTGCACGCACGACGCCGAGTGCGACGACGGCGTGTTCTGCAACGGGCACGAGAGCTGTGAGCCGATGAGCCCGGCGTCCGACTCGTTCGGGTGTCGCGCGCCCGAGCGGGACACGCCGTGCACGACCGGCGAGACCTGCATCGAGAGCGGGCGCCTCTGCACGCGCGTGTCGCCCGCGGCCAGCGCGTGTGGGATCGCGGACGCGGCGATCGCGAGCACCGGCGACGGCGAGTGGATCGCCGCGGCGATCACCGACAGCGGGTGCGCGACGGGCGCGCTGCGCCTCGGGTACTTCGTCGAGTCGCCGGGGCGCGCGCCGGAGTCGCGGTATCCGGTGCGTCGCGTGGTGCAGCGCGGAGATGCAGCGGCGACGCGATCGACGAGCTGGCTCGGCATCGACGTGAGCGCGGCGGAGCGCTGCCCGGGGCCTGCGACCGGTCGCGCGGAGGGCGCGCCGCTCGGCGCGAGCGGACCGTCGATCGCGGCGCTTCCTGCGGATCGCGACGCGGGACGGCTGCGCGCGCAGGGCCTCGTCGTGTACCTCGCGGGGCCGCTGTGTCGCGGGCTGGGCACGTGCAGCAGCGATCCGTCGCGACGTCCGGCGGGCGCCGATGGATCGCTCGACGTGGAGCTCGTCGGGGTGTGGCTCGAGGAGGGCAGCGCGGGCGGCGCGCAGGTCGGGTGGGTGAACGCGTCGGGGTCGGGCGAGCCGGTGAGGCTCGGCGTGTCGAGCGGCGCCGGCGCGACGCGCGCGTCGGTGAGCGCGTGGACGAGCGGCGCGCGCGCGGGGTACGTGATGACGTATCCGCTCGCGAGCGGCGGAGTCGCGCTGCACGTCGTGCCCGCGATGAGCGATCCCGCGCCGGTGTGTCCGTCGCCGGAAGATCAGACGTGCACCGACGACGGCGATTGCTCGGGCGGCGCCCGTTGCAGGCGGATGCGCGCCGACGATCCGATGGGGCGCTGTCAGCTGCGGCCGTGCGTGTCGGAGTTCGATCCGCGGGCGACGCAGCTCGACGATCGCGCGCGCGTGACGCCGGAGCTGGTCGTGCCGGAGGCGATCACGGGGTTCGCGGGCGCGACGGTCGCAGGGGACGTCGCGGTCGCGATCGGGCGGACGCGCGAGGACGGGACCGTGGAGCTCGCGCTCGCGTGGGAGGAGACGAACGGGGTCGCGGTCGCGCTCGCGACGCTGGATCCGGCGAGCGGCGCGATCACCGAGGGCGGGGTGCAGCGGTTCGCGTCGGCGGCGCCGGATCAGATCGCGATCACGCACGTGAGCGCGGGGCTGGTGCGCGAGAACGCGGAGATCGAGGGCGAGGAAGTCGACGCGTCGTCGCTCGGCGGGTTCGTGGCGACGTGGCGCTCGGGCGCGAGCGGTGAGGGTGACACGCGGGCGGTGCGCATCGCGGACCTCGATGGGAGCGCGGTCGCGCCGGGGGCGATCGTGGTGGCGACCGAGAGCGCGCAGCCGCGGGCGTTCGTGGGCTCGGGGGCGCGGGCGTCGGTGCTCGCGCATCAGGGGGCGAGCTTCGTGGTGGTCCCGGCGGTGTGCGGGCAGCGCGCGCGGTGA
- the dctP gene encoding TRAP transporter substrate-binding protein DctP, with amino-acid sequence MRIRALIALLLAFAFVLLPHAPSGAQDTQTRTITFATLAPPGSLIMRGLDAWNREIRRRTEGSLQLRFYSGGVQGDEPEVIRKIRSGRLDAGGVTSTGLAQIHRPALVFQLPGTFLRYEQVEAARAALAPEIEQGMIGQGFRMLGWADVGSAHLFSNREIHTPTDLSASRFWVRSDDVILPVLFDFVRSNPVSLSVPEVLGGLQTGRIDTFLAPPAVAVALQWSAHATHMGDTAVAILVGGSVISERTFQSLTPAQQQVLTETGAQFHGLARRNASRAEQESIDAMVRRGMQITRATPADVTAWRAVGRQVRDRVASRIADPALVARAAAFGEQ; translated from the coding sequence ATGCGTATCCGCGCCCTGATCGCTCTTCTCCTCGCCTTCGCGTTCGTGTTGCTGCCCCACGCGCCCTCGGGCGCGCAGGACACGCAGACACGCACGATCACCTTCGCGACGCTCGCGCCGCCCGGCTCGCTCATCATGCGCGGGCTCGACGCGTGGAACCGCGAGATCCGGCGACGCACCGAAGGATCGCTGCAGCTGCGCTTCTACTCGGGCGGCGTGCAGGGCGACGAGCCGGAGGTGATCCGCAAGATTCGATCGGGGCGCCTCGACGCGGGTGGTGTGACGTCGACCGGCCTCGCGCAGATCCATCGGCCCGCGCTGGTTTTCCAGCTGCCGGGCACGTTCCTTCGCTACGAGCAGGTCGAGGCCGCGCGCGCGGCGCTCGCGCCGGAGATCGAGCAGGGGATGATCGGCCAGGGCTTCCGCATGCTCGGCTGGGCGGACGTGGGCTCGGCGCACCTCTTCTCGAACCGCGAGATCCACACGCCGACCGATCTGTCGGCGAGCCGGTTCTGGGTGCGCTCGGACGACGTGATCCTGCCGGTGCTCTTCGACTTCGTGCGGAGCAACCCGGTGTCGCTCTCGGTGCCCGAGGTGCTCGGTGGGCTGCAGACGGGACGCATCGACACGTTCCTCGCGCCGCCGGCGGTGGCGGTCGCGCTGCAGTGGAGCGCGCACGCGACGCACATGGGCGACACGGCGGTCGCGATCCTCGTGGGCGGCAGCGTGATCTCGGAGCGCACGTTCCAGTCGCTCACGCCCGCGCAGCAGCAGGTGCTCACGGAGACGGGCGCGCAGTTCCACGGGCTCGCGCGGCGGAACGCGTCGCGCGCGGAGCAGGAGTCGATCGACGCGATGGTGCGGCGCGGGATGCAGATCACGCGCGCGACGCCGGCGGACGTGACGGCGTGGCGCGCGGTCGGTCGTCAGGTGCGCGATCGCGTCGCGTCGCGCATCGCGGACCCCGCGCTGGTCGCGCGGGCGGCGGCGTTCGGCGAGCAGTGA
- a CDS encoding aldo/keto reductase — protein MQHAFVGRTGIKVSRLALGTMTFGGEADRETSAAIYRRARDAGIDLFDTADIYQKGVSEEILGALIRGERDRIVLASKAYFPSGARGPNDRGSSRLHLVRSVEGSLRRLGTDRIELYYLHRFDERTDLEESLRGLEQLVQSGKILYPAVSNFAAWQVSKALGIQRMRGWAPLAAIQPMYSLVKRQAEVELLPMAQDEGLAVFPYSPLGGGLLSGKYGVHDRPSAGRLVDWEVYRVRYGDPSVYETADRFVALARDHGWHPAALAVAWVASHPAVTAPLLGARSVAQLDAVLGAVDIGMTCELRESISLLSTAPPPATDRTEEGLVAIGGDR, from the coding sequence ATGCAGCACGCGTTCGTCGGGCGCACCGGCATCAAGGTCTCGCGCCTCGCGCTCGGGACGATGACGTTCGGCGGCGAGGCCGATCGCGAGACGTCGGCCGCGATCTATCGGCGCGCGCGCGACGCGGGGATCGACCTCTTCGACACGGCGGACATCTACCAGAAGGGCGTCAGCGAGGAGATCCTCGGCGCGCTGATCCGCGGCGAGCGCGATCGCATCGTGCTCGCGAGCAAGGCGTACTTCCCGAGCGGTGCGCGTGGGCCGAACGATCGCGGCAGCTCGCGGCTGCACCTCGTGCGCAGCGTCGAGGGATCGCTGCGGCGGCTCGGCACCGATCGCATCGAGCTCTACTACCTGCATCGCTTCGACGAGCGCACCGACCTCGAGGAGTCGCTGCGCGGGCTCGAGCAGCTCGTGCAGAGCGGGAAGATCCTCTACCCCGCGGTGAGCAACTTCGCGGCGTGGCAGGTGAGCAAGGCGCTCGGCATCCAGCGGATGCGCGGATGGGCGCCGCTCGCGGCGATCCAGCCGATGTACAGCCTCGTGAAGCGCCAGGCCGAGGTCGAGCTGCTGCCGATGGCACAGGACGAAGGGCTCGCCGTGTTCCCGTACTCGCCGCTCGGAGGCGGGCTGCTCTCGGGGAAGTACGGCGTGCACGATCGACCGTCGGCGGGGCGCCTCGTCGACTGGGAGGTCTACCGCGTGCGTTACGGCGATCCGAGCGTGTACGAGACGGCGGATCGCTTCGTCGCGCTCGCGCGTGATCACGGCTGGCATCCGGCGGCGCTCGCGGTGGCGTGGGTCGCGTCGCACCCCGCGGTCACGGCGCCGCTGCTCGGCGCGCGCAGCGTCGCGCAGCTCGACGCGGTGCTCGGCGCGGTGGACATCGGGATGACGTGCGAGCTGCGCGAGTCGATCTCGCTGCTCTCGACGGCGCCGCCGCCCGCGACCGATCGCACCGAGGAAGGGCTCGTCGCGATCGGCGGTGATCGCTGA
- a CDS encoding alpha-E domain-containing protein, whose protein sequence is MSLSPSEPPLLSRVADAVHWMNRYVERAENVARFVDVNLHLTLDAPTDHGASPWASLVATTGDHALFKEKYGAPTRENVMEFLTFDRSYPNSIASCLRAARENARSVREVISSEMWKQLNEMYLSVKEASRDPVAAFASPGELYDRIKHDCHAFVGVTYLTMTHNEAWHFGRLGRLLERADKTSRIVDVKAFLLLSQRSALAGAIDEIQWAALLKSASALEMYRKRHGRIVPERVVEFLLFENKFPRSVRYCVTKAERSLHAITGNSLEGRTLPPEALVATLRTELEQGDASKVLGDGGAELHAWIDALQTKLNGVGQAIYEEFLAPRPVSTRAESQLPPARVQTQTQSVAMPMAQSQSQRQSQG, encoded by the coding sequence GTGAGCCTGTCGCCGTCCGAGCCTCCCCTGCTGTCGCGCGTCGCCGACGCGGTCCACTGGATGAATCGCTACGTCGAGCGCGCCGAGAACGTCGCGCGCTTCGTCGACGTGAACCTCCACCTGACGCTCGACGCGCCGACCGATCACGGCGCGAGCCCGTGGGCCTCGCTCGTCGCGACGACCGGCGATCACGCGCTCTTCAAGGAGAAGTACGGCGCACCGACGCGCGAGAACGTGATGGAGTTCCTCACGTTCGACCGCAGCTATCCGAACTCGATCGCGTCGTGTCTGCGCGCCGCGCGCGAGAACGCGCGGTCGGTGCGCGAGGTGATCTCGAGCGAGATGTGGAAGCAGCTCAACGAGATGTACCTCTCGGTGAAAGAGGCCTCGCGCGATCCGGTCGCCGCGTTCGCGTCGCCCGGCGAGCTCTACGACCGCATCAAGCACGATTGCCACGCGTTCGTCGGCGTCACGTACCTCACGATGACGCACAACGAGGCGTGGCACTTCGGGCGCCTCGGCCGCCTGCTCGAGCGCGCCGACAAGACCTCGCGCATCGTCGACGTGAAGGCGTTCCTGCTGCTCTCGCAGCGGAGCGCGCTCGCGGGCGCGATCGACGAGATCCAGTGGGCCGCGCTGCTGAAGAGCGCGAGCGCGCTCGAGATGTACCGCAAGCGCCACGGGCGCATCGTCCCCGAGCGCGTCGTCGAGTTCCTGCTCTTCGAGAACAAGTTCCCGCGCTCGGTGCGCTACTGCGTGACGAAGGCCGAGCGCTCGCTCCACGCGATCACCGGCAACTCGCTCGAGGGTCGCACGCTGCCTCCGGAAGCGCTCGTCGCGACGTTGCGCACCGAGCTCGAGCAGGGCGACGCGAGCAAGGTGCTCGGTGACGGCGGCGCGGAGCTGCACGCGTGGATCGACGCGCTGCAGACGAAGCTGAACGGTGTGGGCCAGGCGATCTACGAGGAGTTCCTCGCGCCGCGGCCGGTGAGCACGCGCGCGGAGTCGCAGCTGCCGCCGGCGCGTGTCCAGACGCAGACGCAGTCGGTGGCGATGCCGATGGCGCAGTCGCAGTCGCAGCGACAGTCGCAGGGTTGA
- a CDS encoding AgmX/PglI C-terminal domain-containing protein encodes MRASLFSLVVGSVTVLASPLVARAQLEGHRVQVVTSSAPSAADAARVLEVQQDGLDACTRSAQAIGASTEARVGLAIDARGRTAAQVLDAAASEPITRWRACVSRALSRVRFTPGAARTIEVRVGWITPPREPPLGAVTGSDAAEPARSSGLGARVSRENGPPTEPLGSLPRETIRRVIRAHIGEVRACYERTLARRPDARGRVVVSFIIAPDGAVQSAAVGEDDIGDAELGECITGAVRTWVFPAPDGGGVVGINYPFVLDSQQRGGARPPVEPPRED; translated from the coding sequence ATGCGTGCGTCGCTCTTCTCTCTCGTCGTCGGGTCGGTCACGGTGCTCGCGTCGCCGCTCGTCGCCCGCGCGCAGCTCGAAGGACATCGCGTGCAGGTCGTGACGTCGAGCGCGCCGAGCGCGGCGGATGCGGCCCGCGTGCTCGAGGTGCAGCAGGACGGCCTCGACGCGTGCACACGATCGGCGCAGGCGATCGGCGCGTCGACCGAGGCGCGCGTCGGGCTCGCGATCGACGCGCGCGGTCGCACCGCCGCGCAGGTGCTCGACGCCGCGGCGAGCGAGCCGATCACACGGTGGCGCGCCTGCGTGTCGCGTGCGCTCTCGCGCGTCCGGTTCACGCCCGGCGCCGCGCGCACCATCGAGGTGCGCGTCGGTTGGATCACACCGCCGCGCGAGCCACCGCTCGGCGCGGTGACGGGCTCGGACGCCGCCGAGCCCGCGCGCTCGAGCGGCCTCGGAGCGCGCGTTTCCCGCGAGAACGGGCCTCCCACCGAGCCGCTCGGATCGCTGCCCCGCGAGACGATCCGTCGCGTCATCCGCGCGCACATCGGTGAGGTGCGCGCCTGCTACGAGCGTACGCTCGCGCGTCGGCCGGACGCGCGAGGGCGCGTGGTGGTGTCGTTCATCATCGCCCCCGACGGAGCGGTCCAGAGCGCGGCGGTCGGGGAAGATGACATCGGTGATGCCGAGCTCGGCGAGTGCATCACGGGCGCGGTGCGTACGTGGGTGTTCCCCGCGCCCGATGGCGGCGGCGTGGTCGGCATCAACTATCCGTTCGTGCTCGACTCGCAGCAGCGGGGCGGCGCGCGCCCGCCGGTCGAGCCACCCCGCGAGGACTGA